In Vicia villosa cultivar HV-30 ecotype Madison, WI unplaced genomic scaffold, Vvil1.0 ctg.000227F_1_1, whole genome shotgun sequence, the genomic window AATGCAATCAAAAGAGGTCACGAGATGCCCAATATACATAATTGGAATAGTCTTTTGAGTATTAAAGTGCCGGCTAGAGCTAAGCATTTTCTTTGGAGAATTTGTCATGATTGTCTACCCTCTCGAGTGAGACTTCGTCAACATCATGTTCTATACCCGGTTGAATATCCTTTTTGCAATAATAGTTTGGAGGATGCATGGCATATTTTCTTTGGAAGTGCGGAAACAAATAAAGGTTGGCAGGCAGCAGGTTTGAGTAATATTATTGATCACCGTGTTCTTGCTTTTGATGATGTAAAGTTACTAATCTTTGATAAATGAACAAAGGAAGATAGAAATACAGCTGGTAGAGTTGCAGTTATGTTAGAAGGTTTGTGGAAGAATCGGAACGACTTCATATGGCATAATGAGAGGGAGGAAGCAACAAAGGTTGCGTGGTTGGTGTACCATAGTTGGCAGGAGTGGTTTACGGTTTAGAATAAATCAGAGGATGACCATATTCCTCAACATAGGCATATATGGGAACCTCCACCTCCTGGTTGGCTCAAATGTAATGTGGACGCCGGATTTAACAAGAATTGTAGCACTTCTAACAGAGGGTGATGCATCCGTGACAGTTCGGGTAATTTCCATACGACAGGTACAACATGGGATGTTGGTGAGGTTTCGGTCCTTGAAGGGGAAGCATTAGCCCTCAAGGACACCATTCATATAGCTATCTCTATGTGTATAGACCGCATCATCTTCGAAAGTGATTCCCTTCGGGTAGTTCAGGCTCTAAGAAATAAAATCATTCGTAATTCGGAATTCTTTACTACTTTGAGAGTCATTCAATCTACTCTTTGTAATTTTcccaactttgaggtaaagtttatcaaacgtcaagcgaatatggttgctcatTCGTTAGCAAAGACGACAAATTCTTGGGCTAGACGTAGTATTACTCATGATATTCCTCCTTGTATTGATCTCTTGATTTATAATGAAAGAAGTTAGTTTTGTTTTGCTAAAAAAATGTTAAcgctttttttattaaaaatttattccGTGATGTttttcataattattaatttttattttaaataagtttAATAGTTTATTTAACTTGTATATAAAtttctattaaataattaacaagatattttttttaaactaaaatatcGTAATGAATCTTATTAATTTTAAGattaattatgatattttaatttaaaagaatATCTTATTAAGTATTCCCTGGTACTATTTATAGAAAGAAAATTGCTTTTAGATTTATTAATAAAGTAATGTATTTAGTCAACATATCGTCCAGATACATTAGTTATATAATATAtctaaaaagttaattttttttaataaatagaacCAGAGAGAATATTTAATAGTTCAAAATGTTAACTTTAGTTATTTCCAttcattatttatgtatttagcgattaattttcaaatttttttcgtTGTTTTGAAATGTTAAGTACGAATTTTCAGTTAAGAGACAAAATTAATAATACTTCAcaactaaaattaaattttattaattcaaCATTCGTTTTTATTTACGAAAAAATTGGAAAACTATATCAATTGTTTGcgatatttttcacaattttcaagTGTCATGTTTTTTAAACGTTTTTTAGGTTAAGTCATTTGATGAATTTGATTTAACATTTATACAATTTTGTTTTTGAGACCGAGTTATATGATCGAGTCATTCGATTTTCTTTGAATTAGTCGTCTGATTTAACCATTAACTTTTTGGTTCGACCCTTTGACCATGTCACCTTGTAATTAGAAGGTAGAACCAAATTTTAGAACATTAATTTTGGCAATATAtcattttttcttatttattaaattatttttcaatttttttattaatttacttTATTaagaaatttatattattattattattattattattattattattattattattattattattattattattattattattatttgtatttaataattttaatcttCTATTTCAGTTCATTCAGATAATGGATACTCTTATTTTAAATCTAAACAACTTTGacctattttaatattttttcattcaaaatagatggtatttttatttttaatagtgtgTCATGTTATACGGAACATAAAAGATATTCCAACTAATACACCAAAATCAATCTATGATTAGCATTAAAGTGGGAAGCATCTCCCCACCTTCTAAGAATGACTCTAGACCTCTCACTAAATCAAATGCTTCAATCCAAAGCCAAATAAAAATAGATGAACACTGACATCTTACTAAGATCAATTTTTAAAAACTGAACTGAATAGTCTGATTTAACTGGTTGAATTGAAAATCGAGGTAATTTCGGTTAGGTCAGTCATGTAAAATTATAGGTgggtcaaaatcaaaaaatcaaaaaaattagatTGAACTGCTCAAAACTATTCGAATCGGAGCCGGTTTTGTAAAACCACCCGGTTCAAAGAAATGTCTGTCATTCgccaattttaatatttttaattaaaaaattaaaaataattattatgttaACATCAATACTTAAATCATTTCTCTTTTACAAAAAAAGAAACTCTTCTTTAACACAAATTTCTAAGTTATAACACTatgttatagtttttttttataactatGAGGGCCAACGCCCAAAAAAAGAAAACAACTACACAAGGGCTACATTATAGTCCAAAATTCCAGAATTATATATCATTATCGAAAAGTTCTTTAAGAACCCCTGGAGCTTGATTATAAAAAGTGATGTTATTCTCCCTACTACCAATCTTTGCTAAAGCATCAGCACAACCATTTGCGCTCCTATAAACATGCGAAATAATCACCACTTCCATCGTGTTCATCTCCGTCAGTATCTGTCGAAGAATAGCAATATATTCCATTTGCCCAACTTTTCCTTTATTAATAGCTTCAACTACTTGTGAAGAATCCACATTGATTTCCACCCTACTATAGTTTTTTCTTTAAGCATACCATTATATTGtataattattatattgtatAATTATGACTATCATTGATGTCATAGAATTAAGTTTGTAATAgaattttaactttattttattattttgtgacTTATCCATAAAATTTagctttatatttttttatttatttaccaaaTGGTTTGACCATAAGTTTAACCGGTTGAATCAAATGAATCTTAAATCAAAAGTCTTGCTAGTTTGACCTCCAGTCCGATTTTAAAAACATTGCATATGACAAAACTAAGGGCATTATTTTATCCGTTCTATGGGGTGAGAGTGAATAAACCGGAAATTCAAAtttattcttttatattttggagatgcatctttaGATGCACTTAATACACATAAAAAGGGTGTGGTAAGTGAGGAACACCCCATTTATGCCAATTTTTTTTCAGAACTGCATCGTTGGAATCATCATTATATGGTACTTTCAATACATACATAAAGGATGTGGCAAGTGAGTCACCCTTAATTAAATCAGGGACATTCCAGAGATACATCTTTAGAAATATGTTTTTGGATATTGTCAAGGTCGAGTTTCAATTTTTAGTTTATTATTCTATTATTGCATGTAGTTATGAGGCACCCTAATACTTTTTTTAAAGTTACTGTCTATGAGGATGTTAAATCGGGTGAAATGAATGATGATGTTAAATTGGGTGATGTCTAAGACGATGTTAAACCGATTGATATTGAGGTGGATGTTAAACTGGTTATTTTTGTTGAGGTAGAAGTTTGTGAACACTTTACAACTAAACAAGAGTTTGTTGAACGTGAACATATGCTTCAATGGATCCGCACGCATGCTGCCAAACTTCGATTCagtgttgtaatttggaggtttGATAATGGCTCTACTAAAAGACAGACATTTGTAACAATGAGATGGGAAAGAAGTGGCACGTACCAACAACCTATCCAGAAATTGACACGGGATGACACCGGATCGTGAAATTGTGATTGTCCTTTTATGGTTCATGGAAATCATAAGGCGAATAATTCATGGAAATTTAATGCGGTTTCTAGTATGCATAATCATTACTTGTATCACAAGTTTGTTGGTCATCCCATTGTATATCTCCTTAATATTGAGGAGAACGTACTTGTTGTTGATATAACACTGAATATATGTTCCtccaaaaacatacttaaaacgTTGAAATGAAAAAGACCTCAAAATGTCTCAAATACCAAGAAAACATAAAATGTTTGTGTTGTAAACAACAAGGAGATATGAGGACCAAGAACTGAAATGCAACATTTGTTGAAGCTTCTCGATGATGATCATTATGTTTCTAGGTACAGAGTGTGTGAGGATAGAATCACAGCTCGAGATGTATTTTATACTCATCCTAATTCCATCAAGTTGTACAACACATTCACTGTGCTTATAATTGATTCAAcatacaaaacaaacaagtataggcttctaCTTTTAGAAATTGTTGGTGCTACTTCGACGAAGATGAGTTTTTCAATGGGTTTTGCACTTTAGgaaagtgaaaaagatgaaaatgttACATGGGCTTTTCTAATAGTGCAAGACTACTTTGAAGGACCGGGAAAATATGCCAAAGGTCAATGTAATCGATCGCGATACCACACTAATGAATTCAATAGCAAAGATGTTTCCTACATCCTATGCATTACTTTGTAGGTATCGCATAACCAAAAATGTGAGAAACATACTTAAACCGGCATTAGGGACTAAACAAATCAAAGGTTAAGATATAAAAACGATCAAAGCTAGTGTGGTAGTGGAAAGAAAAATGGATATTTGGAAAGGTGTTATAAATTCTTCCACGTAAGAGTTATATGCAGAATATGTCATACAGTTCAAGATAGTGTGTGTGAGACATCCAAATTTCCTAAAATGAGTTGAGAGTACAATTCTAGACTAGGTGAAGAATAATATTATATGTGTTTAGATCGATCAAGTTAGACATTTTGGAAATACAACAACTAACAAAATTGAATCTACACATGTTATACTGAAGAATTGGTTGGGAAATATAAAAGTGATTTTTGTAGAGGTTGGAACTCTGTGAAccaaattatttgaaattaaCATAATAAGATACAAACTTCTTTTGGTCAGAGCATATTTGTAGTAGAACACTAATTCAAAGATAACATCCTTTATTCATGGTTGGTTGACAACATCTCTCAGGagggattgaattttatttttcacgaAGCCAAGCGAGCATAGAAAATAggactaaattgttcaaaatatGGTTGTACACTTAGGTAGATGTAcagtcttccatttgtttgtttaatttcaaagaaaataagGTTGCTACACTAATACATATGAATGAGATTTACACACAATAGAAAAGGCTATAGTTTGGTGATGATGGTGTGATGAAGGATGATAAATCAAACATATCTATCATGACCAAGTGGAAAGTGATCCAAGAGAGATTCATGATAGCTGATGACAACATGAAATTCCACATCAAAGAGAAATTAAGGAAGATTTTCTATCCTGAAACCACATATTTGAAACCACCCTCGAAGCCGGTTAAAACAAAGGGTTCCTCTAAAAATGTCAAATCGACCGAGAGTGAAATTTCTACAAAACGGTCTCCTTTTTACTTTGAATATGTTGACTAACATTTTCCAAATTTTCCAactcaaaaatctaaaaaattattttcaaggaTGATCACATTAGCAAACCATCTTCTTCACCAGTATTACCAAAAATCATTCACATTAAAAGATGTCACTTTTTAAGCATAAATACATTGAGTGGATTGTAGATGTTAAATGAGATTGAAACTTTTATTTTTGAGCTGTTCTGAGTTAGCTCGATAAATGAGAGGAGAATCACACATTTGCCTGCCACCAGCTTATATAAGAGTTGACGACACATACGGAATCATACACATTGCTATACAGGAAAAAAGAACATTGCGATTCAATTATTAATGATCTTGTTCCTTATATTTATGGTAAGATGCCGTTTGAAAAATGAATGCACTTCCCTGAAATGGGGTATCTTAAAGCAATTGTTTATGATAGGATATATGACGCCTGATGTTCATTTTTATTGACTTGTTTTCTCAGTTTGTTTTTTTGGCTCTATCATTGTGCACAAAGATTTATAAGCCTATATCTACATAATTTCCACCTTCTTTGGTTAATGACGCTAGTACCACTTAACTTGGCCATAAAGCCCAATTATTTAAGTCCTACTATGGTTTTACTAAGTCTAAAGTCTTGGTGACCACGATAAATCTCAGTAGACTTGATAAAGAATCAGTTAATTATTGCTAGACTATGTTTGCACTCTCTTCATTTAGCTTCTCCTCAAGGTTCTCTCCAAGTTACAGCTGGATTGGTACCATTTTGAGGTCTGCTCACTTATCTGTTGGTATGAATGGCAAGAAAATTGGTTTTTTCAACTGTCTCAATGGTGTGAGACAAAGAGATCCATTATCTCCTCTTATTTTCTACTTAGCCGAAGAAGTTTTAAGCAGATGAATTTCTAACTTGGGAACAAATGGGGATGTCAAGCTCATTGGTGGTATTAGAAATTGTAATGTACATTCTCATTCCTTATTTGTTGATGACATAATGAATTTCTATAAAGGGGATATCAAATCTATAAGATCCATTACTCATCTGCTCAATAGGTATGCATGATTACTCAAGCAAAGTATGTAACACACAAATCCTTAATCTATGTTGGGGCTATGAATCATGACAGAGACAAATATCTGGCTTCTATTCTTGGGTTTGCAATGGCTCAACCTCCATTCATATACCTTGGTGTTCCAGTCTTTAGGGGTAAGCCTAAAGCTAAATATTTTAACTTCCTTGCTGATAGGATCAAGCTCAAAATCTCTAGATGGAAGGAACCTCTCCTCTCCATGAAAGAAAGACTCCAACTAGTCAAATATGTGGCCCAGAGTATAATCCTCCACTCCATGAAAACTTATGGATGGCCTGTGAAACTTCTTCAAGATATTAAAAGGTGAATTAGAAATTTCTTATGGAAGGGTGATGTAGAGAAAAGAAAGCTTATTACCGTGGATTGCCATAGATGATGAAAACCATTTAAAGAAGGGGGTTGGTTTGAGCTCCCTCTTATCACTAAACTAGGCTACTAACTTGAAACTTTGTTGAGATTTCCTTAATGAGGAGATTATTTGGTGCACTCTATTAAAATTTTTAGTGTTAAGGAATAAGAAACcaatcaaaaacaacatcatTTCATCAATCTGGTTTGAGAAGAAACTTCAATTCATAACAATTATTGATAATTCTTCTTGGCTTTTAGGCAATAGAATGGAAGCAAATTTTTGGCTTGACAACTGGTGTGGCACCCCTTAGGTAGGTAGATTTAACATACCAAACATGTACCACAAGCATCTATTAAAAATTGTTGGTTAAGTTGCCATCATAGAATGAAACATTTAAATTTTATGATCACTCATATCTATCGGGAAGGAAATATGTATGCGGGTGGTCTTGCTAGCGTTGGCTTGAAGAATAGAAGTTCATCTTTGTATGATAATATTTAAGAGGCTTTCTTGCATAAAGTTTTGATTCCCCAAACTTAGATGAGTATCCCATCAAGGGTTTAGTATTTGtttccacaaaaaaaaaaaattctctacaAACAATGAATGATAACAAACAAAACCCTTCTTTAATCAAGAATAATAATTTCTCCTTCTTCCCAATATCTATTAAGAAACTTCTCCTCATCCAAATCTGTCACTCCCATAAACTCATCTTTTAACACTAACCCCGCAAATTTCTTCAATGGACTTATCTTGTTGCAATCTCGCAATGAATGACCACACAATCTTTCCAACTCCTTAAAATAGAACAAATCTTCATCAATAAAAACCGTTCTCTTCATATTTTGTATCATCACTTGAGcatctttcttttgtttcttccttTCCATGCTAACATTATTGTAACCAAACAAGTCTCTTTGTGAAGCCAATATTTTATCCACCACAAGTTCCTTCTTAacctttttatttgataaatttgAACACTGGTTCTCTTTATCATattcaaattttcttttatttctttctccATATTCCGATCGACGTGACTTTGTAACATTTTTCTTCAATTCTTCCTTtagtttttcttcaattttcattTGTTTCTCAGCTTCCCATTTTTCCTCCAAGGACTTCCACTTCAtctcaaaaagatgacttagcttCATTGctattctttgagttttctgatTCACTTGATGTAATACAATGGTATTGTAAAATAGGTTCCTTACATCACTTGCAAATTGATCTATTGTAAGATATAAACCCTTCTCTAACTTCAACTTCACAGTCTCAAAGTTCATCAAGGGTTCACCTGTTTGTagattattttcaaaattacagtatgagttagaacttatTCCATGCAAATCACAtacattatatgtttttattaatCAATTATAGAATAGGTAGAATTTCATTTCTAAAGTATTCTTGGATAGGAAAATTAAATTTGTGATGGAAATTTAACATACTAAAATGTATAATATTGTTgtgtaaataaatttaaattttgaaaagataaattttttttaagtcAATACATCTTTTTTGTACTTAGAcatagataaaaaatatatatttaaaatatattaaattatatctATAAAAATAAGGTAATAATTTATAAACttattttatattgtttgtttataattaaattcaaatttaagaaaaaataaattaaaataacaatataaTCAATTTTACAATTAATTTATAATGTCATGTTGTTTCAATAAACACTcagttgataaaaaaaaattataattataaacttTTATCATGTTAATCAAACAACCTTTAAATAATCTAAAGTGTATATAAGATATTGAACGATGATTATTTGTATCAGTTcttacattattatttttattttacaaagTTATAAAGAAtgtataaaaaaaagagaaaatgggtcatgcactgacagtgtaaaaaagttttacactgtcaaccaatcacgaccatgtatcctaccaagtcatactgttatttttaaattactgaGATGACATGGCAGAATGATATATTctcattggatgacagtgtaaaacttttttacactgtcagtgcatcaccattaaaccctaaaataaaaggatattcttttaaaataaattatttcggttaaatatttgtacatcaattcatactttaaaaattatttcaattaaaaaaaaaacatcaatggAAACACATTTAGAACATTAAAGATACCTTTAGAATCATGATTAGTggatgcctttgaatccattGCATTCTTAAAATCTTTTCCATCTGGATTTATCATTAACCTCTTCAAAGTCACAAAACATTGTTGTTTCTTGAAAGAATTCATTTTGTTCACGTCCAATATTTTTCTTGAATGTATTACAGGAACATCTGAAATCAATTATTTTGGTTGAAATGGCAaaataaacttctaaaataaattctttcaatttataaaataaatattaattaaaatggaTTTATAGCAAAGATACCTGAGATTAATGTATGTTTTCCTGAATTTGCCATTAGAACATATATAAGTGATATTGTTAATAGTACTATGGTTGTGTGGAAAAATTTTAGGTTACcgttctaaataaataaaaaaaaaacaaaacaaaccaacACAAACTTAGGGATCCAAATTTTGAGAGAAATATCTGCAATAAAAATTGGGCATTGGATaacaacttcaatttctttaatatctcgatggattaaatattttatcataatttcaataattttatttattcttacaAAAAAAGTGTtgcttttattaaataattttgtataaaataataaaagaatgttatcattattatatttttaatttttaaaatattataacataaaAGATGTTTGGAAAATCTATGTAAACCTCCAAAATCCAActttaatacaaattttgagttctctCAAATTAGGGGATTTTTGGTGTTATATATTATGTATAAAAACTAACCCTCATAaacgggtgcagttaccgtgcatagataaaaacatatgcaccatgcatagattattatggacccttggatcattggatcaaattctagacatcaattgttaatactcaatactcaccactcaatactcaatactcaatactggattaaaaacatgatccaatgacttatgtaggcttatgcatggtgcataagtaaaatccttatgcatattagccaaagccctcCTAAACCCTTCCAACCAAAATCCTTCAATTATTTTCATTCAATCATTCTCTTTTTTCAAAGCACTCCACTTCATTCCCCTCCAAACTTCCAAACAAACCCTAAAGGCACGAGAATTACTCAGATTATCTTGCACGCAAGTGACCCATGATGAGACAGGATGTCTCACAGAATTAAGGATATCATGCTTAGCATGTTTCTATTTTATTGAAGCGCCTGGATCACATATAAACAATATGCTTCACATCTTGGTAGAACATCTTGCCTCacatttttcttataaaatattgTCATTCATATCTAATAAAAACATGCCCTTTAGCGCCAATTTTTAGGAAAATACAACATGCAAGATGCGAGGCACAATCTAAGTGACATTCTTTAGGACATTCTTACAAATCTTTAGAGTACGACGAAACAAAATAAGTAGCATGTTAACTAACTAAAACCATCTTCATATGATTGATAGAAAAATAGAAGATCTCAAAACATCATATAAGCACAACATTAGAGAAACCAGACTTGCATATCAACTTGCATATCAACTCCCCCTATTTGCCGCAAAATGGACAAGGGGTTTTAAAGTAATATCCATCCCAGATCAGGAAAAAGTGCCAAAAAAACCAAAAGAAATAATCCTATACATGATAAAGGAACCATTATCCAGCCAACGAATGGCAATCATATTATTAGAACCAAAAGACCCACACAAGGGCAGAGAAAAGAACttagaatcctaccaaataattGGATTATACAACAATTAATCAATTGTCAATAAAAACTTCATCATTCAATAATTTGTCACTGCAAGTCACCATCGAAGATAAATTCGTACTCTACTTCTTCACGACTTCGTTCGCCATCTTCACTACTAACTTGTTCTTCATCTTTACCTAATGTCTCAGCAACCTTCTCAGCATCCGGGCGTACAGTTTGAGAGGTGGAAGTTGTTCCATTCAGGAACCATAAATGGACGTGGCCAGAAAATTGATGATCTTGAACGGTGGTGTTGATCTCTATTATGGCGGAGCAGGATGGACCTGCATGGTTAGTACTCAAACGTCTAAGTCAATTCAAGATTCAAGTTCAGTGTATTGAAAATTGGAGATCAAATAGAATGGATTTAAGGAGAATTGGGCCTTGGTCATTTTGGGCCTTTAGCTGATCCAGAGCAGAAGCCTAAAAAAACTTTTGGATTGATTATTTAAATATGATTACCAACCTTACTCTTCCTTGTTGTTGAGGTAGCAATTATTTCTTGAAGAATCTTGGAGACATGTATAAGCTCATTTATAATATCCCTTTTTGTAGCTCCTGACATGGGAGGGACCTCCGACAGGTTGATACATGTTGAAAAATATGCTTCATCAAAGTTTGGAAGGTTGCAGAGCACTATGTTTGGGACATGTTTCATAACAAACAACTTATAACTAAAATTTAGGGGGCTAGGAGGATCTCCAACAACGTCTTCGTCAATCaaaatatatggttgttgtttcCCAAGAATACCAGTAATCGGAGAAGGAAAGGAAATTGGTAGCTTTATATTAAACAATTtagcttattttaaaatttgcTTAAAAAAATACTTACTAAAATCAAACGCGTCTCTTTTACTTACCTACTATAGTAAACTAGCAAGAGATGGGGTGATACCCGAACCATGGTTATTAGGCGTCCAATTTTCCATTCCTATTTTGTTGAGGAAATCATACTTCACACTTAAACTTGATGCAAATAGGAGACTTATAGCAGGCCACTCATCAAGAGCATTTCAGATTATTTCTTGTGTTATAATCTTCAAGGATGGAAATACGATCAACTGTTATGAGTTTACCTCTTCCCAGATAATCATTGATGATGGCTAGGGAGAATTCATAGTATTGGCCTCTCACATGAACCTTCCTGAACTCACTACTTCCTGCATCGTTGAATGCTCTTTGGAAGATCCATTATGAATTCGTTAATCAGCTTGTGATAGAAAGGACCAATGTCTGAAACAGTCTTCTTGACCTGTGTATCCTCTAATATCATAAAATCTTAATGCTTACTCTGATatatatatttctctctctcaaGGGAAATTCTTTTGTGGTACACATATTTCCATATCAACACACTCTCATCAGAATGAAATGAGACAGTGTTATTGGGTACAACTGGAATTGTCAGGAAACTTTTTGCCTCCCACGATCTTCTTACTTTTCTTGTTCAAAGGAACCAACATGTCATACGAGTTGTTATTGACATCTACCTCTAGAATCTTCTTTCTTTTTAGTACAAAATTTTTTTGCTAGTAGATTTTTCTATAACAATCTTCTTTCTTCCAGActttttttctttgtaaaatcCTCCTTCTTaggattttcatcttcttgttttGTGTGGTTGATTTTTTGGTAGGGTTCTTCTTGGGTTTAAATATCGATTTCTTTTTCTCAACTCTTTTCTTGGATACTTTTGCATATTTGGCTGTGGTTTCACGATCATTAACAGTCGAAGCAGCAACATCAATATTGTAAATACTCTTGTTATTGACATCATTCGGGACTTCATCAACTTTCGGATTTTTTGAGATAACTTCATCAACATCTTTCTTGGTTAGAGGGTCAGTATCCAACAT contains:
- the LOC131625611 gene encoding transcription factor GTE12-like, whose amino-acid sequence is MNSFKKQQCFVTLKRLMINPDGKDFKNAMDSKASTNHDSKGEPLMNFETVKLKLEKGLYLTIDQFASDVRNLFYNTIVLHQVNQKTQRIAMKLSHLFEMKWKSLEEKWEAEKQMKIEEKLKEELKKNVTKSRRSEYGERNKRKFEYDKENQCSNLSNKKVKKELVVDKILASQRDLFGYNNVSMERKKQKKDAQVMIQNMKRTVFIDEDLFYFKELERLCGHSLRDCNKISPLKKFAGLVLKDEFMGVTDLDEEKFLNRYWEEGEIIILD